In the genome of Hydractinia symbiolongicarpus strain clone_291-10 chromosome 5, HSymV2.1, whole genome shotgun sequence, one region contains:
- the LOC130645350 gene encoding uncharacterized protein LOC130645350 isoform X3 — MENHGESFFDVPLCRVEQEYPLFNSPWTESNGCVTDSSVITKPNINYYSQTKDRPKYTNKVLKQLKQIGLEFDEETGAEQIIPVTTENEQEETTSYHIDLESVVDETLQAISANMDDVEDDTLSDWDPMKTSFEQKNFNTYQQQKYNDNFVEKHVAVPRPDGYKISPTKVGSEEVRLYISNIPLSLTEDGMKNLFGSVGSCSNVKRCRPRDTSSNTTFGFVTYKSVRDAETAIRKYNGFVFGGKQKLQVRLAFQKNSEVPDDVQQEKVIWGSNGHGSRSDLSDIPDESISITSSHQPVVADIKNDVDKKVEKIAEGSHLDSVVISEPKKRPRLYVQGLKVGTSDIELKRLFDKFGPTFNCIVTPAKSNNQATTFGFVSYETIKEADKAVDYFHDYIYKENQLSVTYSNQSAAEYGRKIRMTEDDLFYEQLYNENPFQKHFSQGHNDLSNYNLHQEKPTISPEKSPTVTKTAVNEHAGSTEDISHNNVVTLSKELSPKNETIKMNGHSALSTIKRRPSCSDAIRGMMLPDLPVQPFPDVNEFQLCVTEVVSPHLFYGQLMHDAALQGLQQVTELLYETFVNVDAAPPFTPKINEICVAKFSEDGCWYRASIVQYDTDMSTARVSFVDYGNKAEVETSNLRCINEALLNFPRYAIKFSLNLQPSNNNAWPDNVIDFLKSSLLNKLSTIRCKKVKDDEMVCDVLLDHGSASLVESLQSMMVSTVERVMLTDLPKQDPLEEGKQYDAIATNVNSPNDFHAWVGDLKSITEQVQAITLELTEKTDTTSSYSPLVDEVCAVFHEDYQEWYRAVVLCIKSSSATVQLIDYGNRLEVKLHCVCSLPVGDCFKLPARSTPLSLYGLKSASGSWNKDAINMLKNKVELQRGCCIIGDDNKDLFSVRWLTTDGDDVADQLTSQFGSLLELNDAVHSIQTRRFYVTDLPYFKPRDSDLDILVTYVKDPWLFYGQVVKEENITAVSTISVSLAELGDYSSKAAYTPELNEVCAGFAELYNEWYRVAVVSLSSAVADVFLLDYGESMEIPLSHLQPLPLAVADIPTQAVSFCLHGVAPSNGVMWDATTCTKFSEQILLQKISIHKVSTNDDVIKVKVAVNGEDIADSLLSNNFARSSSPQSIIQKPQPSSLVETQRKYYVTDLPYFKPRDSDFDILVTYVKDPWLFYGQVVKEENITAVSTISVSLAELGNYSSKAEYTPELNEVCAGFAELYNEWYRVAVVSLSSAVADVFLLDYGESMEIPLSHLQPLPLAVADIPTQAVSFCLHGVAPSNGVMWDATTCTKFGEQILLQKISIHKVSTNDDVIKIKVAVNGENIADSLLSNNFARSSSPQSIIQKPQPSSLVETQRKYYVTDLPYFKPSDSDFDILVTYVKDPWLFYGQVVKEENITAVSTISVSLAELGDYSSKAEYTPELNEVCAGFAELYSEWYRVAVVSLSSAVADVFLLDYGESMEMPLSHMQPLPSVAADIPTQAVAFCLHGVAPNNEDVWTSEASAKFSELTLLQKISVHEVSTSGDVIEITAAVSGQDVGDILISSKFASCSTPQSFTQKPPTSAVVVPVLPARIMDEHIPKLNLPSERTSLFVVNICSPSNFQCQLAQVENIQQLDDICNQLTLEFEHDNPEEKYEPVVGEICAGFFVSFDQFFRVKVNRIDGDTIHVISIDYGNEEVISLTDIRRLPEKYAKLEQQALHMSLYNIASSSPDDAWSGECVKYFTETFLNKVCYCTVKERTADHFFVTLSTDVVSDVNQEFITRGYAVGPQPEIHNEKPPVGVSEIDISDSFAAELDCYTKLPAQNVPGECKIVISHTESVNRFFAQLCVQDMATKIYELTLQMCTYCEEHELKSYKPSINELCCALDADCWYRAFVKQVDESSAVVVFIDYGNDRELKFDELRPVSKDFLTMPSLAVCLSLHNPNSVPITGTAIKCFREKTENKLLSMKLIAKHSSSYEVQLCDDESGEDIAKCIEYTYKKEIQTKSRQEEQQSTEQPNKSDESSESFAAQSQPQLTVYQRQETKQTNEEKSPVVNKLEQVSKEKKVVEVKTNELLLTQEDFKSASLVTKLVTIQSESVDPPFVNEKEEIADINGYGDVEDEIALLPEAKYEPITKIVKSTVVDSKTKDDLPKIFNDTSEESTNAETSRFVISSLPVSAHALDSVSMKMGVAHLSSQPVQLYVTHVVSPHLVYAVIADAQSLEEVEKISEQIVEENECDLDVVRAGSLCSVKDEHLKWRRAIVTSVEETNCTVFAIDHGFTSNIPQAELKPLNRKFTKLPAQAIPLKLMTVKPKDGTGAWSEEAIDYFKGIIDGETIKVLPKFKEGVVMNVKMKMAATGESVDQLFEEYATVFQPIIPKEITESAKPKQVLRGVPFGAVLKVISIQPAPTDGPFQAIVTCAVSPRLFYVQLYNEERIIEVDALSDKLKDLYEETSECDNVFTPGQLCVVKYHDNLWYRAFLMECRVDEKMVIWLIDYGIKSRVDRKCLRPLPDDMKALPAQAVTMQLQYITPSGTSPNYSTEAIKRFKSMVEGKLMNFKLVKIHDVINRVVMHDTQSGMDISEKLVDEGLAEFIFNKHKSRESVNASQPREWPTPFRGTDFLRDARGGGSKGVFRGHPRGLQRERVPPHMDRRNYFNDYEDMPHDYYVKRFNHRMPDHEYRQNCYEDSYYNRSYPVDRRSQFCDKRFNGRPEESDLKPRMSERRSSSRSPSYSKTSTRGKGRGRMLYDSAKPGDRSRSSSNDSASQLNGTDHTNGKRDANSPINDRMLQRPGSGSTTSTERSKQRGLSEESYSQNDYNTSERRRYPGDRGYKDRHSHSRYHYDCYDDQHGSHHSDHHERRYVERYGGRPRDSYNSYDENYYYDSSPDRYHVEHHHRPYPGFYPREPKRGVMPEGRGSPGRHAHNRYEDF, encoded by the exons ATGGAAAATCATGGGGAATCATTCTTTGATGTTCCTTTATGTCGAGTAGAGCAGGAGTATCCACTTTTCAATTCACCTTGGACTGAATCAAATGGTTGTGTTACTGATAGTTCTGTGATAACTAAGCCCAACATAAATTATTATAGTCAG ACTAAAGATCGACctaagtatacaaacaaagttttAAAGCAACTCAAACAAATTGGTCTTGAATTTGATGAAGAAACTGGTGCTGAACAAATTATTCCTGTTACAACAGAAAACGAGCAAGAAGAAACTACCTCATACCACATTGACTTGGAAAGTGTAGTTGACGAAACATTGCAAGCAATTTCTGCAAA CATGGATGATGTAGAAGACGACACACTCTCGGATTGGGATCCAATGAAAACATCATTCGAACAAAAGAACTTTAACACATATCAACAACAGAAATATAATGACAATTTTGTGGAAAAACATGTTGCGGTGCCAAG ACCCGACGGTTATAAGATATCTCCCACTAAAGTTGGATCTGAAGAAGTCCGATTGTACATTTCGAACATACCACTGTCATTAACAGAG GATGGAATGAAAAATTTATTTGGTTCAGTTGGAAGCTGCTCAAATGTGAAGCGATGCCGACCTAGAGATACATCCAGTAACACCACTTTCGG CTTTGTGACCTACAAAAGTGTACGCGATGCTGAGACTGCTATTCGAAAATACAATGGCTTTGTATTTGGTGGCAAACAAAAATTGCAGGTACGGCTGGCTTTTCAGAAAAACAGTGAAGTTCCTGACGATGTACAACAGGAGAAAGTGATATGGGGTAGCAATGGTCATGGCAGTAGAAGTGATCTCAGTGACATTCCAGATGAATCAATTTCAATAACAAG ctCTCATCAGCCAGTTGTAGCAGATATAAAAAATGATGTagacaaaaaagttgaaaagatAGCAGAAGGATCTCATCTTGACAGTGTGGTCATTAGTGAACCTAAGAAGAGGCCAAGATTGTATGTCCAAGGTTTAAAAGTGGGAACATCAGAT ATTGAACTAAAGAGGCTGTTTGACAAATTTGGTCCAACTTTTAACTGCATAGTCACTCCCGCAAAGAGTAACAACCAAGCTACAACTTTTGG GTTTGTTTCATATGAGACAATCAAAGAAGCCGATAAGGCTGTGGATTATTTTCACGACTACATTTACAAGGAAAATCAGCTTTCTGTAACTTATTCCAACCAATCTGCTGCAGAATACGGACGGAAGATTAGAATGACAGAAGATGATTTATTCTATGAGCAGTTGTACAACGAAAA tCCGTTTCAAAAGCATTTTTCACAAGGACATAATGATTTGTCAAATTACAACCTGCACCAGGAAAAACCAACTATTTCACCAGAAAAATCACCTACAGTCACTAAAACTGCAGTTAATGAACATGCCGGTTCTACAGAGGACATCTCACATAATAATGTAGTAACATTATCAAAAGAATTGTCACCTAAAAACG AAACAATCAAAATGAACGGGCATTCTGCTCTAAGTACAATTAAACGGCGGCCTTCTTGTTCTGACGCAATCCGTGGCATGATGTTACCAGATCTGCCTGTTCAACCATTTCCTGATGTGAATGAATTCCAACTTTGCGTTACAGAAGTAGTCTCTCCACACCTGTTTTATGGTCAGTTGATGCATGATGCAGCGCTGCAAGGACTACAGCAAGTAACTGAACTGTTGTATGAGACTTTTGTGAATGTGGATGCTGCACCTCCCTTTACCCCGAAGATCAACGAGATTTGTGTCGCAAAGTTCAGCGAGGACGGATGTTGGTACAGAGCAAGTATTGTGCAGTACGACACCGACATGAGCACTGCTAGA GTATCCTTCGTTGATTATGGCAACAAGGCCGAAGTCGAGACAAGCAATCTTCGCTGCATCAACGAAGCACTGTTAAACTTCCCGAGATATGCTATCAAGTTTAGTCTTAACCTCCAACCATCCAATAACAACGCATGGCCGGATAACGTTATTGATTTCTTAAAATCTTCCCTATTGAATAAACTGTCCACGATTCGCTGTAAAAAAGTCAAGGACGATGAAATGGTTTGCGACGTGCTTTTAGATCATGGAAGTGCGTCCCTGGTCGAGTCGCTTCAGAGTATGATGGTTAGCACGGTTGAGCGTGTTATGCTGACAGATTTACCGAAGCAAGATCCTTTGGAGGAAGGCAAACAATACGACGCTATTGCGACCAACGTAAACAGTCCAAATGATTTCCATGCCTGGGTTGGTGACTTAAAATCCATAACTGAACAGGTTCAAGCCATAACGCTTGAACTAACTGAAAAAACCGACACAACGTCTTCCTATTCACCACTTGTTGATGAGGTATGTGCCGTCTTTCATGAAGACTATCAGGAATGGTATCGCGCAGTTGTCTTGTGTATTAAATCTTCTTCTGCTACCGTGCAACTGATCGATTATGGAAACAGACTAGAAGTGAAATTGCATTGTGTATGTTCTCTGCCGGTTGGTGATTGTTTTAAACTACCTGCTCGCTCGACACCTTTGTCATTGTATGGATTAAAAAGTGCAAGCGGTTCCTGGAACAAAGATGCAATAAAcatgttaaaaaacaaagttgaatTGCAACGAGGCTGTTGCATCATAGGTGATGATAACAAGGACTTGTTTTCAGTACGATGGCTAACTACCGACGGTGACGATGTGGCTGACCAGTTAACATCCCAGTTTGGTAGCCTACTTGAGTTAAATGACGCTGTACATTCAATACAAACAAGGAGATTTTATGTAACCGATCTACCTTATTTCAAGCCAAGGGACAGCGATCTTGACATTCTAGTTACTTATGTTAAAGACCCGTGGTTGTTTTACGGACAGGTTGTAAAAGAAGAGAACATCACTGCTGTGTCTACCATTTCCGTATCTTTGGCAGAGTTGGGTGATTATTCGTCAAAAGCAGCATACACACCGGAACTAAACGAGGTATGTGCAGGCTTTGCTGAGCTTTATAATGAATGGTATCGTGTTGCTGTTGTGTCTTTATCGAGTGCTGTTGCAGATGTTTTTTTATTGGATTATGGTGAGTCGATGGAGATACCCCTCTCCCACCTGCAGCCACTACCTCTTGCTGTAGCAGATATCCCTACACAAGCAGTCTCCTTTTGCTTGCATGGCGTCGCCCCTAGCAACGGGGTTATGTGGGATGCGACAACGTGTACCAAATTCAGCGAACAAATTTTGCTACAAAAGATATCTATTCACAAAGTGTCAACAAATGATGATGTTATTAAGGTAAAGGTTGCTGTTAACGGAGAAGATATTGCCGATTCTCTACTTTCCAACAATTTTGCGAGAAGCTCCTCACCCCAGTCTATCATTCAAAAGCCACAACCAAGTTCTTTGGTGGAGACGCAAAGAAAATATTATGTAACCGATCTACCTTATTTCAAACCAAGGGACAGCGATTTTGACATTCTAGTTACTTATGTTAAAGACCCGTGGTTGTTTTACGGACAGGTTGTAAAAGAAGAGAACATCACTGCTGTGTCTACCATTTCCGTATCTTTGGCAGAGTTGGGTAATTATTCGTCAAAAGCAGAATACACACCGGAACTAAACGAGGTATGTGCAGGCTTTGCTGAGCTTTATAATGAATGGTATCGTGTTGCTGTTGTGTCTTTATCGAGTGCTGTTGCAGATGTTTTTTTATTGGATTATGGTGAGTCGATGGAGATACCCCTCTCCCACCTGCAGCCACTACCTCTTGCTGTAGCAGATATCCCTACACAAGCAGTCTCCTTTTGCTTGCATGGCGTCGCCCCTAGCAACGGGGTTATGTGGGATGCGACAACGTGTACCAAATTCGGCGAACAAATTTTGCTACAAAAGATATCTATTCACAAAGTGTCAACAAATGATGATGTTATTAAGATAAAGGTTGCTGTTAACGGAGAAAATATTGCCGATTCTCTACTTTCCAACAATTTTGCGAGAAGCTCTTCACCCCAGTCTATCATTCAAAAGCCACAACCAAGTTCTTTGGTGGAGACGCAAAGAAAATATTATGTAACCGATCTACCTTATTTCAAACCAAGCGACAGCGATTTTGACATTCTAGTTACTTATGTTAAAGACCCGTGGTTGTTTTACGGACAGGTTGTAAAAGAAGAGAACATCACTGCTGTGTCTACCATTTCCGTATCTTTGGCAGAGTTGGGTGATTATTCGTCAAAAGCAGAATACACACCGGAACTAAACGAGGTATGTGCAGGCTTTGCTGAGCTTTATAGTGAATGGTATCGTGTTGCTGTTGTGTCTTTATCGAGTGCTGTTGCAGATGTGTTTCTGCTTGATTATGGTGAGTCAATGGAGATGCCTCTCTCCCACATGCAGCCACTACCATCTGTTGCAGCAGACATTCCTACACAGGCAGTTGCTTTTTGCCTTCATGGCGTCGCCCCAAATAATGAAGATGTTTGGACTTCGGAAGCGTCCGCAAAGTTTAGCGAACTAACACTCTTGCAAAAAATCTCTGTCCACGAGGTGTCAACTAGTGGTGATGTTATCGAGATTACTGCTGCTGTGAGCGGACAAGATGTTGGAGACATTCTTATTTCGAGCAAATTTGCCAGTTGTTCAACACCGCAATCGTTCACTCAGAAGCCACCAACAAGTGCTGTAGTCGTGCCAGTGTTACCTGCACGCATAATGGACGAGCATATTCCGAAATTGAATCTACCATCCGAAAGAACAAGCTTGTTTGTTGTCAATATTTGTTCGCCCAGCAATTTTCAATGTCAATTGGCTCAGGTGGAAAACATTCAACAGTTGGACGATATTTGTAATCAACTCACATTAGAATTTGAACATGACAACCCAGAAGAGAAATACGAACCGGTGGTCGGGGAAATTTGTGCaggtttttttgtttcatttgatCAGTTTTTCCGCGTTAAAGTTAATCGGATCGACGGTGATACGATACACGTCATTTCAATTGATTATGGCAACGAAGAGGTAATTAGCTTGACGGATATACGACGTCTTCCGGAGAAGTACGCAAAGTTAGAACAGCAAGCATTGCATATGAGTCTATACAACATAGCAAGCTCTTCACCAGATGACGCATGGTCGGGTGAATGTGTGAAGTATTTTACTGAGACATTCTTAAACAAGGTATGTTATTGCACCGTAAAGGAAAGGACCGCCGATCATTTTTTTGTGACGCTCTCGACTGACGTTGTTTCCGACGTCAATCAGGAATTTATCACTCGCGGTTATGCTGTTGGTCCTCAGCCCGAGATTCATAATGAAAAGCCGCCTGTGGGTGTGTCTGAAATAGATATTTCTGATTCATTTGCGGCGGAGTTGGATTGTTATACAAAACTACCGGCACAAAATGTTCCAGGCGAATGCAAGATTGTAATATCACATACAGAAAGTGTAAATCGTTTCTTTGCTCAATTGTGCGTACAAGACATGGCTACCAAAATATACGAACTTACTTTACAGATGTGCACTTATTGCGAGGAGCACGAGTTAAAGTCGTACAAACCGTCGATAAACGAGCTGTGTTGCGCTTTAGATGCAGATTGTTGGTATCGAGCGTTCGTCAAACAAGTAGATGAGTCGTCGGCCGTCGTTGTTTTTATAGATTACGGAAACGACCGTGAATTAAAGTTCGACGAGTTGCGCCCAGTGTCGAAAGATTTTCTTACTATGCCATCACTAGCAGTTTGTTTGTCTTTACATAATCCAAACTCAGTCCCGATTACTGGAACTGCCATAAAATGTTTCCGAGAGAAAACGGAAAATAAATTGCTTTCGATGAAATTGATCGCCAAGCATTCTAGTTCTTACGAGGTACAACTTTGTGACGATGAAAGTGGCGAGGATATTGCGAAATGCATCGAATACACCTACAAAAAAGAGATTCAAACGAAATCACGGCAAGAAGAACAACAGAGTACGGAACAACCAAACAAATCGGATGAGAGTTCAGAGTCGTTTGCAGCTCAATCTCAGCCACAATTAACCGTGTATCAACGTCAGGAAACAAAACAAACGAATGAAGAGAAATCGCCCGTGGTTAATAAACTGGAACAAgtatctaaagaaaaaaaagtagttGAAGTGAAAACTAACGAACTCTTGCTCACCCAAGAAGATTTCAAAAGCGCAAGCCTTGTAACAAAACTAGTGACTATTCAGAGCGAATCAGTTGATCCACCTTTCGTTAATGAGAAAGAAGAAATAGCCGATATAAACGGTTATGGAGACGTAGAAGACGAAATTGCGCTTCTTCCTGAAGCGAAATATGAACCTATTACCAAAATCGTTAAAAGTACAGTAGTCGATAGCAAGACTAAAGATGATTTAccaaagatttttaacgatacATCTGAGGAAAGCACGAATGCTGAGACAAGTCGCTTTGTTATTTCCAGTCTCCCTGTGAGTGCACACGCTTTAGATTCTGTCAGCATGAAAATGGGCGTAGCGCACTTGTCCTCTCAACCCGTGCAATTGTACGTGACTCACGTCGTGTCGCCCCATCTCGTATATGCTGTTATCGCCGATGCGCAGAGCTTGGAAGAAGTCGAGAAAATATCTGAGCAAATTGTTGAGGAGAACGAGTGCGATTTGGATGTCGTCAGAGCTGGTTCGTTGTGTTCTGTGAAAGACGAACACTTAAAATGGCGCCGTGCCATTGTTACAAGCGTGGAAGAAACAAATTGCACAGTCTTCGCCATTGATCATGGTTTCACTTCGAATATTCCTCAGGCAGAATTGAAACCCCTAAATCGAAAATTTACGAAACTTCCCGCCCAAGCAATACCATTAAAACTTATGACAGTTAAACCAAAAGATGGCACCGGTGCATGGTCAGAGGAGGCGATTGATTATTTTAAAGGAATTATTGACGGAGAAACTATCAAGGTGCTGCCGAAATTTAAAGAAGGTGTTGTTATGAATGTAAAGATGAAAATGGCAGCAACTGGCGAAAGTGTTGACCAGCTGTTTGAAGAATACGCTACGGTATTTCAACCGATTATACCGAAAGAGATCACGGAAAGCGCTAAACCGAAACAAGTTTTAAGGGGCGTACCTTTTGGTGCAGTTTTAAAGGTTATTTCTATTCAACCCGCTCCTACAGATGGCCCCTTCCAAGCCATTGTCACTTGCGCAGTGAGCCCACGCTTGTTCTACGTACAATTGTACAATGAAGAGCGTATCATTGAAGTCGACGCGTTAAGTGATAAGTTGAAAGATCTGTATGAAGAAACTTCAGAATGTGATAATGTGTTTACGCCCGGACAACTTTGTGTTGTCAAGTATCACGATAACCTTTGGTACAGAGCGTTTTTAATGGAATGCCGCGTTGATGAAAAAATGGTTATTTGGCTCATCGATTACGGCATTAAAAGTCGTGTTGACCGCAAATGTTTGCGACCGTTACCGGATGACATGAAGGCGTTACCTGCTCAAGCAGTAACAATGCAACTTCAGTACATCACTCCAAGTGGAACATCTCCGAACTATTCCACTGAGGCGATAAAAAGATTCAAGTCGATGGTGGAAGGAAAGCTTATGAATTTTAAACTCGTCAAAATTCACGATGTTATAAATCGCGTGGTTATGCACGACACACAATCAGGAATGGACATCTCAGAAAAGCTGGTGGACGAAGGGCTGGCTGAGTTTATATTTAACAAACACAAGTCGAGAGAGTCGGTTAATGCAAGTCAACCAAGGGAGTGGCCTACACCTTTTCGTGGAACAGATTTCTTGCGGGATGCTCGTGGCGGTGGGTCTAAAGGTGTTTTTAGAGGACACCCCAGAGGATTGCAGAGAGAAAGGGTACCTCCTCACATGGATCGAAGAAACTACTTCAATGATTATGAAGATATGCCTCATGACTATTATGTCAAACGCTTTAACCACCGGATGCCAGACCACGAATATCGCCAAAATTGCTATGAAGATTCGTATTATAACAGATCGTATCCTGTCGATAGAAGGTCACAATTTTGTGACAAAAGATTTAATGGACGACCGGAAGAGTCTGACTTGAAACCTAGAATGAGTGAACGACGGAGCTCTTCGAGAAGTCCTTCCTATTCTAAAACTTCAACGAGAGGTAAGGGGAGAGGAAGGATGCTGTATGACAGCGCTAAACCAGGAGATAGGTCTCGGTCCTCTAGTAACGATAGTGCCAGTCAATTGAATGGTACCGACCATACCAATGGTAAGAGAGATGCCAACAGTCCCATCAATGATCGAATGTTGCAGCGTCCAGGTAGTGGTTCTACAACTTCAACAGAGAGATCAAAACAGCGAGGCCTATCAGAAGAAAGTTATTCTCAAAATGATTACAACACATCTGAACGCCGACGCTATCCAGGTGATCGGGGATACAAAGATCGTCATTCTCATAGCCGTTATCACTACGATTGTTACGACGACCAACACGGTAGCCACCATAGCGATCATCACGAACGTCGGTATGTCGAGCGTTACGGTGGCCGTCCAAGAGACTCGTATAATTCGTACGATGAAAATTATTATTACGACTCTTCTCCTGATCGATACCACGTGGAACATCATCATCGTCCATATCCTGGTTTTTATCCACGCGAGCCAAAAAGAGGCGTCATGCCGGAAGGCAGGGGGTCGCCTGGAAGGCATGCACACAATAGATACGAAGATTTCTAA